Genomic window (Candidatus Omnitrophota bacterium):
AATTTCCTTGTCCGACCCCGGAAATTAAGCCTGAATTTGTCTTGACCACAATCGATCAGGCGGTTTTTCAAGCCAAATCCGGAATGAAAGGCGTTGTGCATTTGAATTGCATGTTTCGCGAACCTTTGACGCCGAAAAAGACAGAAAAGCGTATAGCGTATAGCGTTGAGCGTTTAGGGCCATACACGACATATGAGAAACTAGACGCTATCCGCTACACGCTAGACGCTAAAACGCTCGATGCAATTAAATCGATTAAAAACGGTTTAATTGTCGTTGGCAAAATCCCCTTATCCGGTTCTCACGCGCAAGCTGTTTTACATTTAGCTGAAAAACTCCAATTTCCTATTTTTCCCGATGTAACGTCCGGTTTGCGCTTAGGGATTGATCATCCCAATCTTATTCATTATTACGACCTTCTCTTGGCTGAAAATAAGCTTAAAAACTTCAAGCCCGATGGAATTATCCATTTAGGCGGACGGATCACTTCTTCTCGCTATTACGAATTCATCAAATCCTTAAGCCCTAAAACCCTTAAGTCCTATATAACTGTTATAAGCCATCCCTTACGAAACGATCCCTTGCACATTGTTACGCATCGCATTCAATCTTGCGTAGGGCAGTTCTGCATGACAGTAAATGAAAAAATCCCTTCGCGGCCCCAATCCGCTCAGCTTTTGTCACTTAAGAAGCTTTCAGAAAGCACCAACTCGAAACTGACAAAACTGGAAAACTCGAAAACTTTAAGCGAAGAAGCCGTTGCTCGTCTTATTTCTCGTCTTATTCTCAAAAATTCCGGCCTATTTTTATCCAGCAGCTTGCCCGTGCGCCACATGGACACTTACGCCGCTTACGACGGAAATCCGGTCATCGTCGGCTCTAATCGGGGAGCAAGTGGCATTGATGGTACGATTGCCAGCGCGATTGGATTTGCAAAAGGATTAAATAACCCGACAACGCTTTTAATCGGCGACTTAGCATTTCTACATGATCTAAACTCTCTAGCAATGCTTAAAGATTTGAAAGTTCCGCTTACGATCGTCGTTCTTAATAATAACGGCGGGGGAATATTCCATAAACTTCCCGTATCGCAAGTCAAAGACGCGTTTATAAAATATTTTAAAACTCCGCATAACTTGAATTTTAAGCAAATAGGAAATGTTTTTAATTTAGAGAATTATGCGGTAAAATCGATGAAGGATTTTGCGCGAGCTTATAAAAACAAGGGAAAGAAAATAATAGTTTGCAATGGATGCTAAACCAATACGCTATTCAATTCTTGAAATCGTTGCTATCTTTGCCGCAGGAATTCTGCTTTGCGTTGCAATTCCTAAAGGCTTCTTGAATGATAAGCCGTTTCTTCTGTGGGCTTCGCTAACGTTATCGCTGTATCTTCTATTAAAAATCCTCCACCGAAAAAATAAAAACATTTTAAAAATGCAACCGGGATTTAAAATTGTTGCAAATATATTATTGATTGTATGGGCGCTATGCGGAGCGATGTTCTTTTTTCTCACAGTATTTTGTAATTTTTAAAACAAACAGCGACTGGCACGTTTTTAGAAGATCAAAAAAAGGAATTATTGTTATCAATGGATAAGAACAACCCAACAACGAAAAAGCGGGATTTTGATAAAGAAGCGGCCACCTGGGACACCGCGCAAAAGATCACTTTAGCCAAAAATATCGCCGGGGCTATTTTAAGCCAAGTCAAATTGACAAAAGAAATGGATGTTATGGATTTTGGCTGCGGCACCGGGCTTTTGGCTTTCCATATTCAGCCCCTGGTCCGCTCGGTCGTCGGTGTCGACAGCTCAAAGGGAATGTTGGATGCTTTTAATACCAAGATCCGCCAGAAGGATATCAAAAACGCCAAAACTTCTTTTGTGGATTTAAGCGCGGGAGATGTTTTAAACGGACGCTATCAGGCTATTATTAGCGGTATGACGCTTCATCATATTGAAGATGTTCCGGCGCTTTTGAAACGTTTCTTTGAAATTTTAACCAAAGGCGGACAACTCGCGCTGGTAGACTTAGATGAAGAGGGCGGCCTTTTTCATGAAAACAAAGACGGCGTTTTTCACAACGGGTTTAACCGGGAAAAATTGAAAGGCTTGTTAACGGATGCGGGCTTTGCCGATATCCGCGACACAACGGCCGCCCAAATGACCAAGTCCGCCGCTAACGGCGCGCTTAGAACATTTTCGATTTTTTTAATAACGGGGAGAAAATGAAGGTGAGTGGCGCGTATTTAAAAAGGTACGTGTCCCGGGAAATTTGTAAAGGAGATATAAATGGCGCCCAAAAGAAAAGAAATTACTAATCCAATTCCACAGCCTCCTTCAGTAAACCCCGAAAAAGGAATTGAATTGATAAAAAAGCAAATAGATCGCGGCAAGGATTTGCTTGCTAAAAGACCACTAAGAAAAGATGACTATCTTTCATGGGAAAATATTACACAGGCATGTCTCGAGAAATCGTTTGGTTTAAATTCACCAAATGTAAATAAGGTATTAGATATTGGCAAATACGGTGCTTTTCCTATGGGGGCAAGCGAAGATTATTGGGAAAATAGTAGGTCTGAGGATCTTTCGTCGCAAATCTCAATGTTAATAAGTCAAATTGAATTGCTTGAAATGGAGATATCGCTTTCTTCGGATACTAAGAGTGGACCAGTCATTCCTAGTCATTTGCCAGCAATTTCACGGAAAATATTCCTTGTCCATGGACATGATGATGGTATCAAAGAAGCGACAGCAAGATTTTTAGAGAAGTTGGGTTTAGCGCCAATAATCTTGCATGAGAAGCCAAATCAAGGAAGAACAATCATCGAGAAAATTTCTGATTATTCCGATGTAGGCTTTGCAGTTGTGCTGTTAACAGGCGATGATGTTGGCAGAATAAATGATGCAAAATGTGAGAACCTTCTTCCGCGTGCTCGCCAAAATGTAGTCCTTGAACTCGGGTATTTTTTAGGAAGAATTGGTCGGCAACGAGTATGTGCTCTCTATCAAAAAGGAGTTGAAATTCCATCAGATTATTCCGGCGTTCTGTTTATTCCTTTAGATGAGAGTGGTGCCTGGCGTGTGCAGTTGGCTAAGGAAATCAAAGCAACAGGTATTGACTTAGACATGAACAGCGCCATTTGAAATACTTGCAGAAAACAACTGACGCTATTTTTAAATTTAATTGAATTAAAAAATTTCGATGGAGAAGAAATGAAAAAAATAACTGAATTAAAATTAGGGTTTAGCGATGCGGAAAATTACAAACGCAAGGAAAATAAAGAGTTGTTTAATGCTATTTTTGTGAAAAATGTTTTTCTCGAGCAGCTAATGAGCCCTAGTTCATTTTTCTTGATTGGTGAAAAAGGTACGGGAAAAACCGCATATGCCGTCTACTTATCTAATAGTGTTTATCAAGGGAACAAGTCAGAGTTAAAATATATCAGAGAAACTGATTATCAAAAATTTGTCAACCTAAAACAAAAGCACCACCTTTTGCTATCGGATTATGAAAGCATATGGAAAGTTATTATCTTGTTACTACTAGCAAAGAGTATTAATGTCGAAGAATTAGAAGGCAACCCTTTTAGTAAGAACAAGAAATTTAAGATTATATTAGAAGCAATTGATGAATATTATAATCACGCATTCTCACCAGAGATATTAGCAGCTTTGAATTTGATTGAAAATTCAAAGATAGCGGCAGAACTGGTGTCAAAGCATTTAAAGGCAGGAGGCGAGCAGACTGCCCAAACTTCATTTCAAGAATCACGTTTTCAAGTGAACTTACTTTACTTGCAGCGTGAATTCGAAAGAGCCCTTAGCGACATAAAAACAAAAACACATCATATACTCTTCATCGATGGAATAGATATAAGGCCTGGATCAATTCCTTACGATGAATATCTGGAATGCATCAAGGGCTTAGGCAATGCTATTTGGAACCTGAACAATGATTTTTTTTCTCAATTAAAATACTCCAATGGTAGGTTTCGTGCAGTATTATTAATACGGCCAGACATATTTAATTCGATCGGTTTGCAAAATTCTACGAACAAGATATTAGATAATTCAGTTTTTCTTGATTGGAAAACCACATACCCAGATTACCGCCATTCACAAATCTTCGGACTTATTGATAGATTATTAAATGCTCAGCAAGGGAAAAAGTTCGAACATGGAGAGGCTTGGGATTTTTATTTCCCTTGGAAATCGCCTACCACAAGTCCAAGCAGAGGTCATGACCCATCGTTTTACAAATTACTACGTCTCTCTTATTCAAGACCGCGAGACTTAGTTACAATATTGAAAATTCTTCAACAGGTTGCAATTGAAGATAAAACCCAAGAAAATACGTTTTTCTCACTAGAGAACTTTGACAGTGACAAATTTCAAAATCGATATTCTGAATATCTTATGGGAGGAATAAAAGATCAGCTATCGTTTTACTATACAGACAAAGATTACGAATTCTTTTTAAAATTCTTTAATCATTTTGAAGGTAAAGGTAGATTTGATTACAATGAATATCTATCGGCTTACAAGAAATTTACTGAGGACATATTAAATTACCATACAGGAATTCCAGAATTTGTTGATAATCCGGATAAATTCTTACAATTTTTGTATGACACCAATATTCTTTGCTACATTGAGAATTCAAGATCAAGCAACCCATCTTTTAGCTGGTGCTATCGAGACAGAAGCCCGGCCAATATATCTCCAAAGGTAAAGAGTAACGTAAGATATGAAATACATTATGGCCTGCTGAAGTCTCTTAATTTAGGATTTGGAAGCAAAAAAAGAAAGAAATATGAAAAAGGGTGAAAAGGGGGACAGCGCCCGTTAATTTAATAAATAAAATTCTCGCAAATCGTTATTGACGGAACGGACATAGTTAAATGCAAATATTTCTAAAATCAAAAATTATTTTTATTGCGGCCTTTTCTCTGGCTTTTTACGGCTGTGTCGGAATCGGAGCACCTATATTAGACCCTTGGACAAATTCTCAAAATGTTGATGGGTTGCTTGCACATAACCGGCCGCTTCCTGCTGAACTTCTTATTGAAGCTACGATGGAGAATTGCAAAAGGAAAAATGATGAGCTCGGTCTGGCTCTCGCCTATAAAATGTTTGCAAATTTTTTGGAATCATCAACTGTAAAAAATTGGGAATACCATTATCGAAGAGACGGATTTATAATCGATAAAACAGTGACTTTCGATAACCGCCTGGATAAAGCCCGCGAATACTGGTATAAATCGTTGCATCTTTATCAAAAAAATAATGCGCATGCCGAAGAGTCCAATATATATGTCAATATTGCCACCTCCGACTTTTTTATTAAGAATGATCCTCAAACTGCCTGTCAAAATCTCGACTTAAGCCTTGAGGCTCATGTAAAATTTAGGAAAGATCATCCTGACAAGCCCATTATAATGGACAAGAGATTTAAAGATTTTCCTGATTACATCAAAGCCGCAAAAGAACAATTTGAGTGCAAATAAAACAAAACGGGCACAGCCCGTCTCGTCCGCTAAATTGCGAAAGGGTCAGTCCTCGATAAGAAAATGAGGCGAATAAAATGAAAAAATTTTTTCTTATATTCGGCTGGTTTGAGATCATCCTTGGCGGTTGTTTAGGCGTGTTTGCGTTATCCATCAGCCTCTTTGATCTTTTCACGATGCGCGCTGAAGGAGTTTACATCCTTGTTGGAATCTTGTTTTTATTACCGCTTTCTTTATTGCTTTTGGTTTCCGGTTTTATGCTCAAAAAGGGAAGCATTATCGGAAAAGCGCTGTCGATCGCGTCGGTTTTGATCATTCTTTTTCTTGTTTTAAGCTATTCTGCTTTTCTGCAGGATAGGAAAGATCATAGGGAAAAAATAAACACGCGTATTGAAGAGCAGAAGAATAAATAACCAAGATGCAATAACCTATGAGTAATAATTAGGGAACTACGGTTGATAGGATGAGTTGTGCGTTGTGAGTCGAGTTGTGAGTTTTGGGCGTGGGTAAACCCAAAAACACACAACACAAAACCTGACACAAAACTCATAACGCATCCCAATAACCAATAAAAATATGTTAAAAACTACCATCGATTATCTTTTTTATAGTGTTTTAAAGCTGCCGCTCGACTCACCCTCGGTTGAAATGGCGAACTTTTTTATCTACGATTCCATCAAGATCCTTTTGCTTTTATTTTCCATGATCTGGGTGATCGGGATCTTGCGCACCTTTGTTTCGCAAGAGAAGATCAAAGGCTGGCTGGGCCGCAGTAAAGGCGTGGGGAATTTATTCGCCTCAATTTTTGGCGCTATTACACCGTTTTGTTCGTGCTCGTCCATTCCGCTTTTTATCAGCTTTTTGAAAGCCGGTGTTCCTTTGGGCGTGACATTTTCCTTTTTGATCACCTCACCTCTGGTCAATGAATATCTGGTCGTTTTGATGATCGGGTTTTTCGGTTGGAAAATAGCCATGCTTTACGCGTTTTTCGGGATTTTTATCGG
Coding sequences:
- the menD gene encoding 2-succinyl-5-enolpyruvyl-6-hydroxy-3-cyclohexene-1-carboxylic-acid synthase gives rise to the protein MTNLNSMWAELIIEELIRNGVDYFCIAPGSRSAPLTIAAARNKRAKTFVHFDERGLAFHALGYTSATRKPCVLICTSGTAVGNFFPAIIEASKKKLPLIVLTADRPPELQKTGANQTIEQNNIFGKYAKWTFEFPCPTPEIKPEFVLTTIDQAVFQAKSGMKGVVHLNCMFREPLTPKKTEKRIAYSVERLGPYTTYEKLDAIRYTLDAKTLDAIKSIKNGLIVVGKIPLSGSHAQAVLHLAEKLQFPIFPDVTSGLRLGIDHPNLIHYYDLLLAENKLKNFKPDGIIHLGGRITSSRYYEFIKSLSPKTLKSYITVISHPLRNDPLHIVTHRIQSCVGQFCMTVNEKIPSRPQSAQLLSLKKLSESTNSKLTKLENSKTLSEEAVARLISRLILKNSGLFLSSSLPVRHMDTYAAYDGNPVIVGSNRGASGIDGTIASAIGFAKGLNNPTTLLIGDLAFLHDLNSLAMLKDLKVPLTIVVLNNNGGGIFHKLPVSQVKDAFIKYFKTPHNLNFKQIGNVFNLENYAVKSMKDFARAYKNKGKKIIVCNGC
- a CDS encoding nucleotide-binding protein: MAPKRKEITNPIPQPPSVNPEKGIELIKKQIDRGKDLLAKRPLRKDDYLSWENITQACLEKSFGLNSPNVNKVLDIGKYGAFPMGASEDYWENSRSEDLSSQISMLISQIELLEMEISLSSDTKSGPVIPSHLPAISRKIFLVHGHDDGIKEATARFLEKLGLAPIILHEKPNQGRTIIEKISDYSDVGFAVVLLTGDDVGRINDAKCENLLPRARQNVVLELGYFLGRIGRQRVCALYQKGVEIPSDYSGVLFIPLDESGAWRVQLAKEIKATGIDLDMNSAI
- a CDS encoding funZ protein encodes the protein MKKITELKLGFSDAENYKRKENKELFNAIFVKNVFLEQLMSPSSFFLIGEKGTGKTAYAVYLSNSVYQGNKSELKYIRETDYQKFVNLKQKHHLLLSDYESIWKVIILLLLAKSINVEELEGNPFSKNKKFKIILEAIDEYYNHAFSPEILAALNLIENSKIAAELVSKHLKAGGEQTAQTSFQESRFQVNLLYLQREFERALSDIKTKTHHILFIDGIDIRPGSIPYDEYLECIKGLGNAIWNLNNDFFSQLKYSNGRFRAVLLIRPDIFNSIGLQNSTNKILDNSVFLDWKTTYPDYRHSQIFGLIDRLLNAQQGKKFEHGEAWDFYFPWKSPTTSPSRGHDPSFYKLLRLSYSRPRDLVTILKILQQVAIEDKTQENTFFSLENFDSDKFQNRYSEYLMGGIKDQLSFYYTDKDYEFFLKFFNHFEGKGRFDYNEYLSAYKKFTEDILNYHTGIPEFVDNPDKFLQFLYDTNILCYIENSRSSNPSFSWCYRDRSPANISPKVKSNVRYEIHYGLLKSLNLGFGSKKRKKYEKG